Below is a window of Candidozyma auris chromosome 3, complete sequence DNA.
aaaaaagatatAACAAAAATAAATCTAAAAATGGCCTTGTCCTCTACTCTGGAACGGCCTCTCGCAGACGACAACTTACGCCCGAGGCTTCCTCAGATGTCGAGCGACGCTCCACCTTTCCAGGGGCCTCAGGCTGAAGTCGGTGAAAATCGCCTACCAGAACACAGCCAGCACCACAACAGCTTCCACCAGCAAAACTTCAACCAGCTGTCTTACCAACATCAGGCACCCCAAAACCAGAATTCTCAGAGCCAGTTTCCTCCGGCGCAGGACGAGTCCAAAGGTGCCAATAATGCCTCGACGGCCTCTCTAGGGAAAACACAAACGGTGTTCATCCACAAGCTCTACGATATGCTTGAAGACTCCTCGCTCTCCCACCTTATCTGGTGGTCACCGACAAACGACTCCTTCTGCCTTTATCCTGGCGAAGAGTTCTCCAACGTGTTGGCACAGTACTTCAAGCACACCAATATCGCCTCGTTCATTCGCCAGTTGAACATGTACGGATTCCACAAGGTCAACGACAGCTTCCACTCGGATGAGAAAAACGCCCAGGGAAATAACTCGAGCTCAGGCTCGGGCCAGACTCGCTGGGAGTTCCGCCACGCCGCAAACCAGTTCAGAAAGGGCGACACTCAGTCGTTGCGCTTGATCAAGCGCAAGTCCTCAAAAGTCATGAGCACGCCCAAGGAAATCGTCAGCTTGAAACTGCTTCCGCCAACGTCGAACCCTTCCACGGCTGCGGTCGCTGCTCCCAACTCATCTACTCAGCTGAAGGCCAATCTTGACTCGGAGTCATCTGAATCCCCAGAGTCAGCGTCAAAGCAGCAGTACCACAGGTCACTCTACCAACAACTGTGGAAACAGCAGCTGGCCCCAAAACCTCAGACGCCCTCGTCGCCAAATGGCCCTCCCGTCGCTGGCCAGCCCCCTCTGTCAAATACTGTCCTTTACCAGAGCTACCCAGGCGTGCACCCCTATCCTGGTTTCCCTCACTTGACGATGCCCGTCCCAGTGAGCCCAAGCTCTCCTGCGTACCCAGAACATCCCATTCCTACGCCGACGTCGTACGtttctcaacaacagcTGCGGCAGCCGCTGAACCAAACAGCGCTTGCGGTGGATCAGTCAATTAATCTCAAGTTGATTGAGTTGTCGACTTCGATTGCCTCTCTTAGGGCCAGTTATCTGGATCTCCAACGGAAATACGACCTGCTAAAGTCCGAACAGCACCAGCACAACAAGGATATGGTGACGCTTATAgagcttttggagaatcaagaagaaccgGCTTTGCACGATATTGTGAATCGTCTGTCTTCCAAGACCCCTGTTACCAGTAGCTCCACGCCAGGTCCTGAAGCTCCAATACCGTCAATCTCAAGGACTCTGACTCTTGGGGAACTTCAAACGTTCAAGAAGCACCTTTTACAGAGAATAAGCGAGGTGAGTGAGGACCACATGAGCGAAGAAGTGAAACTGACTCGACTGTCGTATGCTCAGGCGCATACCCAGGGCAACTCTCAGGGTCCAGAAGCCTCTTCACAGGGTGCCCCCAATGCAAAATTCGTTCCCCAGCATTATCCGCTCAACCCAAACTACCTACTAAACAATAACAACTCTATTAACGAGTCAGGGTTCCGCCACTACAGGTTAAGCAAAGAAGACGGCTCTTCCTCGACCACTAACAGCCGCCATTTTTCTGTTCTTATGGATCCTTTGCAGACAAAAGCCATCAAGAGCGGTGACGAGCTGAGGCCCTCAATCTCggcttcttccaaagacACAAGGCTGATGCCAATCGTACAACAGTACCAGCCCAAGGTGACACATCTGGCTGCTCCCTCGCTCTACCAGCCGTTTATTCGTGGTGATGGAGCTCACCAACATCGTACGGCGTCGCTTCCCATCCTTGACAAAGTGATGCCACAAGCATTCACGTCCCAGCAAAGACATTCAACAACCAGCAGTTTACCAGGTACCGAGGAAAGACGTCCAATTTCACCTGGTCATATTGTGCAGCCAAATAAGACTTACACGCTGAACCCATTGGGTTCTTCTGGACACGGTCAAAGCCCACAGGCCCACTCTCCAGCGCCCACAAGCCAGCTGCCCCAGCCGCCACTGCAATTGGGAGAGGGCAAAAAGGTGCTTCTCTCGGTGAAGGAATTGGACCAACTGATCAAGAGAAGTGCCTCGAGTCGTCTCTCAGACCTCCTCTCAGACGACGAGCATCTAACGAAGAAACCTAAGTCTGAGATGCAATGAAGCTAGCAGGTTTCGCTTTCCCACCGcctttcattttcattttcgGTTTTCATTTTatattttttatttttatttttcttctggcaTTGAGGTCCTGTTCTGGTTTGTTAAACTGCCTTGAGTTTGGCTACGGCATATACTGCGCATATCGGTACTACATCAAGGTCTCCATCGTTAACTCAAGCTTCACAAACAACCATGGCCAGGTCTGGGTCTACGCTGTACCCACAGAGCCGATTCAAAAGGGttctcaaaagcaaaaCCAGCATGCCTATTGCAAATGATAACACTGATACATTGGTGTATTTGTTGTACATGGACTACTTGAGTAGGCTTCTCAATGAAGCTGGACAAGACGGTATGACCGAACGTGCTCTCGAAGAGAGGCACGAGGAGTTGATAAAACAATACCGAGGATGATTTGCTGCTCTATTGCTTTTTGCTGTTGCTACTGTTGCCGCTACTGCTGTCCGTTCGTTTCTTTCTTATGTGTTAATATAGTGGGATGCAATTATTTGTTTATATACAAGGGATATCAAAATACACTATTAGGGTTCTTCAATGTCTCTATCATGTTATACGCAGCGTTGGcgtcttttttgttgaacacGAATAAGCCTTGAAGCTGTGCTGTGCTGACTttgccaagaagatcaaggtCTTTGAATTTCTGGACAAACTTTTCGCAGAGGTCCTTTTCGTCTTCGTAGAAACGCAAGAACATTCTTCTCACCTGGTGTTCTGTGGCATTGTTCACCATCACCTTGAAATCAACTCTGCCGGggcgaagaagagcaggaTCGAGTCTTTCCGGGTGGTTTGTTGTCATGAAAGTAATGCACTCTTCGGCGGAaacaacaccatcaagaGCGTTCAAGAGACCAGAAAAGGTCACTC
It encodes the following:
- the SFL1 gene encoding Sfl1p, with translation MALSSTSERPLADDNLRPRLPQMSSDAPPFQGPQAEVGENRLPEHSQHHNSFHQQNFNQSSYQHQAPQNQNSQSQFPPAQDESKGANNASTASLGKTQTVFIHKLYDMLEDSSLSHLIWWSPTNDSFCLYPGEEFSNVLAQYFKHTNIASFIRQLNMYGFHKVNDSFHSDEKNAQGNNSSSGSGQTRWEFRHAANQFRKGDTQSLRLIKRKSSKVMSTPKEIVSLKSLPPTSNPSTAAVAAPNSSTQSKANLDSESSESPESASKQQYHRSLYQQSWKQQSAPKPQTPSSPNGPPVAGQPPSSNTVLYQSYPGVHPYPGFPHLTMPVPVSPSSPAYPEHPIPTPTSYVSQQQSRQPSNQTALAVDQSINLKLIELSTSIASLRASYSDLQRKYDSLKSEQHQHNKDMVTLIELLENQEEPALHDIVNRSSSKTPVTSSSTPGPEAPIPSISRTSTLGELQTFKKHLLQRISEVSEDHMSEEVKSTRSSYAQAHTQGNSQGPEASSQGAPNAKFVPQHYPLNPNYLLNNNNSINESGFRHYRLSKEDGSSSTTNSRHFSVLMDPLQTKAIKSGDESRPSISASSKDTRSMPIVQQYQPKVTHSAAPSLYQPFIRGDGAHQHRTASLPILDKVMPQAFTSQQRHSTTSSLPGTEERRPISPGHIVQPNKTYTSNPLGSSGHGQSPQAHSPAPTSQSPQPPSQLGEGKKVLLSVKELDQSIKRSASSRLSDLLSDDEHLTKKPKSEMQ